TGGTGGATCGTCATCATCACCTTCTCTAAATAGactaagttttttctttttttctttttttctttttaccagAAAATCGAGGTGTTCATTATTTTGATCACAGCTCCTCCAGCTCTAAAACAGTCTTTCAATGGAGGTTCAAGCTCCAAGCTTCTCAACTACCTTTGACCGTGTCTCAATCAACGACACATCTCCATTTTCCTATTCCTTAAACCGCATTCACCTTCCATTTTCCTCTCCTCGGACCGAAATGCCCCATTCTCCAACCGCCACCGATTCCACCTCCCTTCGAAATGGCTTTCCCTCCACATCTAACACCGATGGAGCATTTCCTCCCTTCCCCTTGAACTCTTCTCCCATCCAATCCCTCGCCGGACTCACACAGCCGACCGCTGCCTTGAAACTGCAGAAGGTCTACAGAAGCTACCGCACTCGCCGGCGGTTGGCCGATTCCGCCGTTGTGGCTGAAGAACTATGGTAAGCCCACATTTTGTCATTTGGGTATTTTGtgctcttttttcttttgatttttgaaaatgtgtgTAATGGGGTTTGTGATGTGAAGGTGGAGAGCTATAGACTATGCCAGATTGAATCATAGtactatttctttcttcaatttctccAAACCTGAGACTGCAGCTTCTCGATGGAGTCGAATTATGTTAAACGCTTCAAAGGTATGGATTCAATAGGAAGTGATTTTTTCTGggtttggtttatttttaacattgttgaagtttttcttttcttggggatttttgttttttgaaggTGGGTAAGGGATTGTCGAAAGATGGAAAAGCACAGAAGTTAGCCTTTCAGCATTGGATCGAAGCTGTAATTTCCATTAATCTCTGGAAGTGGGTTCTCtcttcattttgtttcttttttttgctttgtttttttgatGAACGATTTTGGTTTGCAGATCGATCCACGGCATCGCTATGGGCATAACTTGCATCTGTACTACGAAGAGTGGTGTGAAGGCGATGCCGGTCAGCCTTTTTTCTATTGGTGAGAAACATTTGTTAGCTCCACATACTTCATATTAAAAcatctctcattttcttttttgctttttctaatccttcttcttcctaatCTCTGGATGATGGATTTGAGTTAATATATTGATGATTTCCCTCTAATcagttttctaaaattttaaacccaAGTATTTAAAGTGTTGATATAgtattaaatagaaaataccaAGTACTCCTATAGATCGAGGAGTGTTTGATAAGAAACCACCCCAAggcaaattttgtatttttcaagataataattaaaaaatttccatgCCGCTATGGTAATGAGAACCGTTAGATTAAGTGCAATCATTTATTCCTGAACTTGaacttaaacttaaacttGGTATCATTAGACTATGATACAATTGCGGCCATGAATTTCTAgtgtaatttgtttttctaaaagaataatacaCGATTAAGCTCATGACATaatttacataataatatttaacacTCCACTTTGGCATGGACATGAAGATTTGTAGAAAACCTTGAAAATCAATACtaatagaaaagaaacttGAGGACataaaaatttgtagaaagaCCCAAGTGGAAATCAAAATgaatagaaaaggaaaaaagattattgaaatttaaataattttttcttttttttacgaTAATAAAGTTGATGGGtcaatgtaaatttaattacatcaaacacttttaatgataatatttgCTTAGTTTGATCGTGAGCAAAAAAGTTCAATGgtaaaaatgttttaacaGTTTTTTAGCAAGAATGTTTGCTAATCAATGACTCATTAtgttaatattaatttcacTCTACAGGTTGGATGTAGGAGATGGGAAGGATTTAGAATTAAATGAGTGCCCAAGATCGAAACTCAAGCAGCAATGTATTGTGTATCTTGGACCTGTAAGTACTTTCGTTTATTATAATTCCATTAAAACGTAGATAAGTActtattcctttttcttttgtttcaacaaTGATTAACACTTTTGTCAAGGTTGTTTTCAGCAAGAGAGGGAAAATTATGAATACATAATTATGCATGGAAAAATCATCCACAAACAATCTGGAAAACTCTTGGATACAAACCAAGGATCTCAAGGAGCAAAGTGGATATTTGTCATGTCCACAACCAAGATACTTTATGCTGGTGAAGTGAGAATTCAACACATGTTGCCCTTcatcatattttgtttcttggcaatgaaataaacaataaCGTATCAATGTCTTgcagaagaaaaagggaatgTTCCATCACTCTAGCTTCTTGGCTGGTGGTGTAACATTAGCTGCTGGAAGGCTGGTAACCGAGGATGGAGTTCTTAAGGTAGGGAGAAATTACTTAATGCTCAGATCTTTTAATGTTAGTTTCCTGATTTAAAAATGATCTGATGTAAATGGTTTTGTTGTTTAGGCTATTTCGGCATACAGTGGACATTATCGGCCAACAGATGTCAGTCTTGTCAgttttttatcatttcttcATGAGAATGGAGTAAATCTTGATGAAGTCAAGGTATTTCTCTAAGAATTCCAATGTTGTGGGAATATGAACCTAATGAAGGTGATATGGGCTCATGATCAGCTTTTCACCTTTCTGTTGTATGTCTTTAGATCTACAAGGCCAGGGATGATTCTGAAAGCTACAACCAAGAAGGTGGAGGCAACTTTGAAGATTCTCCTAAAGCAGATATCTTAGAGGTAGATGAGAATTGTATACCATCATCACGCCAATTAGCTGAAGTTTCCCGAACTGAAAA
This DNA window, taken from Cucumis sativus cultivar 9930 chromosome 6, Cucumber_9930_V3, whole genome shotgun sequence, encodes the following:
- the LOC101210769 gene encoding IQ domain-containing protein IQM3, yielding MEVQAPSFSTTFDRVSINDTSPFSYSLNRIHLPFSSPRTEMPHSPTATDSTSLRNGFPSTSNTDGAFPPFPLNSSPIQSLAGLTQPTAALKLQKVYRSYRTRRRLADSAVVAEELWWRAIDYARLNHSTISFFNFSKPETAASRWSRIMLNASKVGKGLSKDGKAQKLAFQHWIEAIDPRHRYGHNLHLYYEEWCEGDAGQPFFYWLDVGDGKDLELNECPRSKLKQQCIVYLGPQERENYEYIIMHGKIIHKQSGKLLDTNQGSQGAKWIFVMSTTKILYAGEKKKGMFHHSSFLAGGVTLAAGRLVTEDGVLKAISAYSGHYRPTDVSLVSFLSFLHENGVNLDEVKIYKARDDSESYNQEGGGNFEDSPKADILEVDENCIPSSRQLAEVSRTEKRTEYQRTLSGGLPSPRAEVPTTAILQRINSKKTAKSYQLGHQLSLKWTTGAGPRIGCVADYPVELRVQALEFVNLSSIDPTTQGSNVASIAVNRPSELCNGYRDHSSEK